In Flammeovirgaceae bacterium 311, one DNA window encodes the following:
- a CDS encoding gliding motility associated protein gldn, giving the protein MKRFWFIGALALFLAVSSPVVAQETSLEYNENSVRPIRESDILLKKRVWRRIDLKEKQNKPFFAFNNEISKILIEAVKAGVLTPYANDSLKTRMSREDFVANLEMPDTGGGLTEEEKAMGFSQETNSGWDTNSGWGNNGAANANNNANAATGTGTTTAGPAANEFLPRQITVLELMEDMIFDKRRSRLYWDVLAVKLVIPASEFETGLLREVAVFKYKDVEALFRSMPGEAIWFNPHNSAAHMNLADAFTLRLFNGRIIKVANPDDNMLIDIYEGKGLMASQWIEMQLLEMEHELWEF; this is encoded by the coding sequence ATGAAAAGATTTTGGTTTATTGGTGCATTGGCGCTGTTTTTAGCAGTCTCCAGCCCTGTAGTAGCACAGGAAACGAGCCTGGAGTACAACGAAAATTCTGTACGTCCAATCCGCGAATCTGACATCCTGCTGAAAAAGCGGGTGTGGCGTCGCATAGACTTAAAGGAAAAGCAGAATAAGCCCTTCTTTGCCTTCAACAATGAGATCAGCAAGATCCTGATCGAAGCAGTGAAGGCGGGTGTGCTAACACCTTATGCAAACGACTCGCTCAAGACACGTATGTCTCGCGAAGACTTTGTTGCTAACCTGGAAATGCCTGATACAGGCGGCGGGTTAACAGAGGAAGAAAAAGCAATGGGCTTTAGCCAGGAAACCAACAGCGGCTGGGATACAAACAGCGGCTGGGGTAACAACGGAGCTGCCAATGCAAATAACAATGCCAATGCTGCCACCGGTACTGGTACTACAACTGCCGGTCCTGCAGCGAATGAATTTCTGCCTCGCCAGATTACGGTTCTGGAGCTGATGGAAGATATGATCTTCGATAAGCGCCGCAGCCGTCTGTACTGGGATGTTCTGGCTGTTAAACTTGTAATTCCTGCTTCTGAATTTGAAACAGGTCTATTACGTGAGGTAGCCGTATTCAAGTATAAGGATGTAGAAGCTTTATTCCGCAGCATGCCGGGCGAAGCCATCTGGTTTAACCCGCACAACAGCGCCGCACACATGAACCTGGCCGATGCCTTTACATTACGCCTGTTTAATGGCCGCATCATCAAGGTGGCTAACCCTGATGACAATATGCTGATCGATATCTACGAAGGTAAAGGCTTAATGGCCTCTCAGTGGATCGAGATGCAGCTCCTGGAAATGGAGCACGAACTTTGGGAATTCTAA